A DNA window from Bacillus carboniphilus contains the following coding sequences:
- the accC gene encoding acetyl-CoA carboxylase biotin carboxylase subunit yields MIKKLLIANRGEIAVRIIRACKELDIETVAVFSEADKDSLHVQMADEAYCIGPKASKDSYLNITNIMSIAKLTDCDAIHPGYGFLAENADFAELCKECNIEFVGPSADAISRMGTKDVARETMKHAGVPIVPGSQGIVETIEDAIKVAEEIQYPVIIKATAGGGGKGIRVAHNVEELKKGMAITQKEAQSAFGNPGVYLEKYIQDFRHVEIQVIADKHGNTVHLGERDCSIQRRLQKLVEETPSPAISESTREKMGNAAIKAAKAVDYTGAGTIEFIYDHREDRFYFMEMNTRIQVEHPVTEMVTGIDLVKEQIMVASGEPLSFKQEDVQFNGWAIECRINAENPEKQFMPSAGKIDMYLPPGGLGVRIDSAAYPGYTIPPYYDSMIAKLITYGNTREEAVLRMKRALSEFVIEGIHSTIPFHLKLMDHEVFRSGDFNTKFLENYDVMGSSNKGGANT; encoded by the coding sequence ATGATAAAAAAGCTGTTAATAGCAAACAGAGGAGAAATTGCGGTACGAATTATTCGTGCTTGTAAAGAACTAGACATTGAAACAGTAGCTGTTTTTTCAGAAGCAGATAAAGATTCTCTCCATGTACAAATGGCAGATGAGGCTTATTGTATTGGCCCCAAAGCTTCAAAGGATAGTTACTTAAATATAACGAATATCATGAGCATTGCAAAACTTACAGATTGTGATGCAATCCATCCTGGTTATGGATTTCTAGCAGAAAACGCTGATTTTGCAGAGCTTTGTAAAGAGTGTAACATTGAATTTGTTGGCCCGAGTGCGGATGCTATTTCACGTATGGGAACAAAGGATGTTGCTCGAGAAACAATGAAACACGCTGGAGTTCCAATCGTTCCTGGTTCCCAAGGGATTGTAGAAACGATTGAAGACGCTATTAAAGTTGCTGAAGAAATTCAATATCCTGTTATTATTAAAGCAACTGCCGGTGGAGGCGGTAAGGGAATCCGTGTTGCGCATAATGTAGAAGAACTGAAAAAAGGTATGGCTATTACTCAGAAAGAAGCTCAAAGTGCGTTTGGAAACCCCGGAGTTTACTTAGAAAAATATATCCAAGATTTTCGTCATGTTGAAATTCAAGTCATTGCAGACAAACATGGAAACACGGTTCACTTAGGTGAAAGGGATTGTTCGATTCAAAGAAGGCTCCAAAAACTTGTTGAAGAAACACCGTCACCTGCTATCAGTGAGAGTACTCGTGAAAAAATGGGTAACGCTGCAATAAAAGCTGCAAAAGCAGTTGATTATACAGGTGCAGGCACGATAGAATTTATATATGACCACCGTGAAGATCGTTTTTACTTCATGGAAATGAATACGAGAATTCAAGTAGAACATCCTGTAACAGAAATGGTTACAGGCATTGACTTAGTAAAAGAGCAAATTATGGTAGCATCGGGCGAACCTCTATCTTTTAAACAGGAAGATGTTCAGTTTAATGGATGGGCCATTGAATGTCGAATCAACGCTGAGAACCCAGAGAAGCAATTTATGCCATCTGCTGGTAAGATAGATATGTATCTACCACCAGGCGGGCTCGGTGTTCGTATTGATTCTGCCGCTTACCCAGGCTACACGATTCCTCCATACTATGATTCAATGATAGCGAAACTAATTACCTATGGTAACACTCGCGAAGAAGCCGTACTTAGAATGAAAAGAGCTTTAAGTGAATTTGTAATTGAAGGAATCCATTCTACCATTCCTTTCCATTTAAAACTGATGGATCATGAGGTATTCCGTAGTGGAGATTTCAATACAAAATTCCTTGAGAATTATGATGTCATGGGTTCATCAAATAAAGGAGGTGCTAACACATGA
- the accB gene encoding acetyl-CoA carboxylase biotin carboxyl carrier protein, with translation MLKVQEIREIIKLMDQSSIDEIEYEFQGTRLQLKKNGGAVSSPVNAPAVKAEAQQPAPQPVAVQPQVVQEPAPQPEVKQEVAQPKVEENLVEIKSPMVGTFYQASSPDAEPFVKIGSKVSSSTVVCIVEAMKLFNEIEAEVNGEIAEILVKDGELVEYGQPLFRVKPE, from the coding sequence AGAAATAAGAGAAATTATTAAGTTAATGGATCAATCTTCCATTGATGAAATCGAATATGAATTTCAAGGTACTAGACTTCAATTAAAAAAGAATGGTGGTGCTGTTTCCTCACCAGTGAATGCTCCAGCTGTTAAAGCGGAGGCGCAACAACCAGCTCCACAACCAGTTGCTGTTCAACCACAAGTTGTACAAGAGCCAGCTCCACAACCAGAGGTAAAACAAGAAGTTGCTCAACCTAAAGTTGAGGAAAACTTAGTTGAGATTAAGTCACCAATGGTTGGTACTTTCTATCAAGCATCTTCACCAGATGCCGAGCCATTTGTGAAAATAGGGTCTAAAGTCTCTTCATCTACTGTTGTTTGCATTGTTGAGGCAATGAAGCTATTTAATGAAATCGAAGCAGAAGTGAATGGAGAAATCGCTGAAATATTAGTGAAAGACGGAGAACTAGTAGAGTACGGTCAACCACTCTTCCGCGTAAAGCCTGAGTAA